The Tolypothrix sp. PCC 7712 region AACTGTGATCTCATTAGAGTTAAAACTGCAATTACTGACATCAGACGATCTCAGCGCAATCCTAGAACTGGATAAAGCTTGTTTTGGCGGTCTTTGGACAATGGAAGGCTACCAACGAGAGTTAGATAGTCCCAACAGTGTTTTACTAGGCTTATTTTCCCCGGCTTCTAGCTTAAGTTTGCTAGGAATGGGTTGTTTTTGGTCAATTTTAGAAGAAGCCCACATTACGATTTTGGCAGTACATCCCCAATATCACTGTCAAGGTTTAGGACAAGCTTTACTTTATTCCCTTCTCAAGACAGCTAGCGATCGCGGTTTGGAGCGAGCTACCCTCGAAGTTCGAGCTTCCAACCTAGCGGCTATATCTTTATATCAAAAATTTGGCTTCAAAACAGCTGGGCGACGACGGCGCTACTATCAGGACAATGGCGAAGACGCTTTAATTCTTTGGCTTCCCGACCTGCAATATCCCCAATTTCAAACAACTTTGCTCCAATGGGAGACAATGGTACGCGATCGCCTCAACAAATCCTCTTGGCAATTTCGGTTTTTGTAAAATTGGTCATTTGTCATTGGGTAATGGGTAATTGGTAATTGGGGTTTGTCATTTGTCTTCCTCATCTCCCTCATCCCCAATCCCCAATCCCCCTGATTCCCATGTAACTTTTGATGACTTTGCGGTTGACTTTTGGTCATCTTCATGAAAAAAATACACTTTCTTCAAGAAAATTTGATGAGTATTATTTATTTTTTAAAACTATTTAATTGAAAAAATAAATATATTTTTAATAATTCTTGACTTCACAAAATAGATATGTTAAGAATAAATGTTTGGAAGTGGCTATAAAACTAGACTTCCAGCGCTTTTTTGCGGGCAATTAGAGCTAAAAACGCTGTTTCTCTTGTTCTCCTCAGTACAACAGCCACACAAAAGTAATAAATATTCAGGAATTACGCCATCAACTTGGGTGATACCACTTAGATATCTTGATTTTTTTATACAGATATCCAAAAGCTTGGCCTGTGCTAAAATCAGCGTACCGGCACGACGCAGGTGATGGGAAAAATGCCATGTTTGAACGCTTCACAGAAAAAGCTATTAAGGTAATCATGCTGGCCCAAGAAGAGGCCCGCCGTTTAGGCCACAATTTCGTCGGCACTGAACAGATCCTCCTGGGTCTGATTGGTGAAGGGACAGGAGTTGCGGCCAAGGTGCTGAAATCAATGGGTGTCAATCTCAAAGATGCCCGAATTGAAGTAGAAAAAATCATAGGACGGGGTTCGGGCTTTGTTGCTGTGGAAATTCCCTTTACGCCACGGGCAAAGCGGGTTCTGGAACTATCTTTAGAAGAAGCGCGCCAATTAGGCCATAACTACATTGGCACCGAACATCTGCTGTTGGGCCTGATCCGAGAAGGGGAAGGTGTGGCAGCCAGGGTGTTGGAAAACCTCGGCGTGGATCTATCGAAGGTACGAACCCAAGTCATTCGGATGTTGGGCGAAACAGCTGAAGTCACCCAAGGAGGCCCCTCTGGGCGCACCAAAACTCCAACCTTGGATGAATTTGGTTCCAACCTCACCCAAATGGCAACCGACAACAAACTCGATCCTGTGGTGGGACGCGCCAAAGAAATCGAGCGAGTTATCCAAATATTGGGTCGCCGGACAAAAAATAACCCAGTGCTAATTGGTGAACCAGGGGTTGGTAAAACAGCGATCGCTGAAGGTTTAGCGAGCCGCATTGCCAACAAAGATGTCCCCGACATCCTGGAAGACAAGCGCGTAGTCACACTGGATATTGGTTTACTTGTAGCCGGAACCAAGTACCGGGGTGAATTTGAAGAACGCCTGAAGAAAATCATGGACGAAATTCGTCAGGCGGGTAACGTAATTCTCGTCATTGACGAGGTACACACCCTGATTGGTGCAGGTGCAGCCGAAGGCGCAATCGACGCTGCGAACATCCTCAAGCCAGCTTTGGCTAGAGGTGAGTTGCAATGTATTGGTGCAACCACCCTAGATGAATATCGCAAACACATCGAACGGGATGCAGCATTAGAGCGCCGCTTCCAACCAGTAATGGTAGGTGAACCCTCAGTTGATGAAACAATTGAGATTCTCTACGGTCTGCGCGATCGCTACGAGCAACACCACAAACTAAAAATTTCCGATGAAGCCTTGGTGG contains the following coding sequences:
- the rimI gene encoding ribosomal protein S18-alanine N-acetyltransferase, encoding MISLELKLQLLTSDDLSAILELDKACFGGLWTMEGYQRELDSPNSVLLGLFSPASSLSLLGMGCFWSILEEAHITILAVHPQYHCQGLGQALLYSLLKTASDRGLERATLEVRASNLAAISLYQKFGFKTAGRRRRYYQDNGEDALILWLPDLQYPQFQTTLLQWETMVRDRLNKSSWQFRFL